CAAGTGACGCTGATCGCCCATCGCGGCATTCACCAGACCTTCAACCGTGAAGGCCTGGAGAATGACACCTGCACCTCCGAGCGCATCTATCCGCCCGAGCACCAATATATCGAGAACACCATTGCCTCGATGCAGGCCGCTTTCGCTGCCGGCGCCGACATTGTCGAGCTCGATGTGCATCCGACCACCGACGGCCAGTTTGCCGTGCTGCATGACTGGACCATCGATTGCCGCACCGAGGGCACGGGCGAGACCCGAAGCCATGACATGGCCTATCTCAAGACGCTCGACATCGGCTACGGCTACACCGCCGATGGCGGCGCCACCTTCCCGCTGCGCGGCACCGGCGTGGGTCAGATGCCCGAGCTCAAGGAAGTGCTGTCGGCCATGCCGGACCGGCAATTCCTGGTCAATTTCAAGAGCCGGGAGGCGCGCGAAGGCGACATGCTGGCGGCTCTTGTCGACGAACGTCCCGAATGGCGCCACGCCGTCTGGGGCGCCTATGGCGGGGACGAGCCGACCTATCAGGCGGCCGGCCAGATTGACGGTCTCGCCGTCTGGTCACGCCGCGGCCTGGTCGATTGCCTGCTGCAATATGAGGGCCTGGGCTGGACCGGCTACATGCCCGAGGCCTGCCGCAACACCAAGGTCATGCTGCCGGTCAATGTGGCGCCCTTTGTCTGGGGCTGGCCCAACCTGTTCCTCGAGCGTATCCGCAAGGCCGGCAGCCAGGTGATCCTGCTCGGACCTTACGATGCCGGTGATCCCGGCACAGCCGGCATCGACACGCTGGACCAGCTGGCGCAGGTGCCGGACAGTTTCGAAGGCTATATCTGGACCAACCGCATCGAAATCATCGCGCCGGCCGTGCAGCAATAGGCCGCGACACAATTTCCATCGACGGAATGCCTGGCGCCCACTAGGGTCGCTCCATTGCCCGCAGCCCTCGTTTTTCTGGATGTGTCATGCCGGTCGGCGTGTTGTATGCAGTTGTCGCCTATTCGGTCTATTCGTGTGGC
This sequence is a window from Devosia ginsengisoli. Protein-coding genes within it:
- a CDS encoding glycerophosphodiester phosphodiesterase family protein; the protein is MRRILLALLVLAAGIYVFNASWRVAPPAEPQVTLIAHRGIHQTFNREGLENDTCTSERIYPPEHQYIENTIASMQAAFAAGADIVELDVHPTTDGQFAVLHDWTIDCRTEGTGETRSHDMAYLKTLDIGYGYTADGGATFPLRGTGVGQMPELKEVLSAMPDRQFLVNFKSREAREGDMLAALVDERPEWRHAVWGAYGGDEPTYQAAGQIDGLAVWSRRGLVDCLLQYEGLGWTGYMPEACRNTKVMLPVNVAPFVWGWPNLFLERIRKAGSQVILLGPYDAGDPGTAGIDTLDQLAQVPDSFEGYIWTNRIEIIAPAVQQ